Proteins encoded together in one Planctomyces sp. SH-PL14 window:
- a CDS encoding ExbD/TolR family protein: MHNRLHFEEELDLTPLIDVAFLLQIFFMVTATIDMASSITMPSARHGQAPDLTTAVYLTVFRTETGPELYLSNGKRENGPVALDKVAAHVQEGITEGKRLVVIKADRDVASGFVEDVAREASRAEGIERFLVGVVDAP, translated from the coding sequence ATGCACAACCGACTCCACTTCGAAGAAGAGCTCGACCTGACGCCCCTCATCGATGTGGCGTTCCTGCTCCAGATTTTCTTCATGGTGACGGCGACGATCGACATGGCGTCGTCGATCACGATGCCGTCGGCCCGCCACGGCCAGGCCCCGGACCTGACGACCGCCGTCTATCTGACCGTGTTCCGGACCGAGACCGGGCCGGAGCTGTATCTCTCGAACGGGAAGCGGGAGAACGGGCCGGTCGCCTTGGACAAGGTGGCGGCTCACGTGCAGGAGGGGATCACGGAGGGGAAACGGCTGGTGGTCATCAAGGCGGACCGGGACGTGGCGTCCGGGTTTGTGGAGGACGTGGCCCGGGAAGCCTCCCGCGCGGAGGGGATCGAACGCTTTCTCGTGG
- a CDS encoding MotA/TolQ/ExbB proton channel family protein, with product MLDRVLHFAEPVIFGTQGMLGLLGAFLAILVVRKIRQKQFRNGRAGDEFMEEIQSRLQQRDYDGVVEVCDSPRYWSKATAQLILVGMAHRALSIGKLGKLLTQRFEREVLAELTYLHLGMAVVAKTAPLVGLLGTVTGIIGSFSKISATQKGDPGALARDIGLALMATMWGLVIAIPMTLLGGWVMVRIGRLSDEVHGQLTEFLNGLEQSEKG from the coding sequence ATGCTCGATCGGGTGCTGCACTTTGCCGAGCCGGTGATCTTCGGAACGCAGGGGATGCTCGGGCTCCTGGGGGCGTTTCTGGCGATCCTGGTCGTTCGCAAGATTCGCCAGAAGCAGTTCCGCAACGGCCGGGCCGGGGACGAGTTCATGGAGGAGATCCAGTCCCGGCTGCAGCAGCGGGACTATGACGGCGTGGTCGAGGTGTGTGACTCGCCGCGCTATTGGAGCAAGGCGACGGCGCAGCTGATCCTGGTCGGGATGGCGCACCGGGCGTTGTCGATCGGCAAGCTGGGCAAACTGCTGACGCAGCGGTTCGAGCGGGAGGTCCTGGCGGAGCTGACCTATCTCCATCTCGGGATGGCGGTCGTGGCCAAGACGGCCCCCCTTGTCGGGCTGCTGGGGACCGTGACCGGGATTATCGGCTCGTTCAGCAAGATCTCGGCGACGCAGAAGGGAGATCCCGGGGCCCTGGCTCGCGACATCGGCCTCGCCCTGATGGCGACGATGTGGGGCCTGGTGATCGCGATCCCGATGACGCTGCTGGGGGGCTGGGTCATGGTCCGGATCGGCCGGCTCAGCGACGAGGTCCACGGCCAGCTCACGGAGTTCCTCAACGGCCTGGAACAGTCGGAGAAGGGGTGA